Proteins found in one Drosophila busckii strain San Diego stock center, stock number 13000-0081.31 chromosome 2R, ASM1175060v1, whole genome shotgun sequence genomic segment:
- the LOC108594614 gene encoding trypsin alpha-3-like has protein sequence MVALYFALLTISLCQADEPHRIVGGVDTAIKLHPWQVSLQRFGVHFCAGCIYSTSLIITAAHCLIPKYVSPNIMRIRAGSSYRSEGGVLLHMLTFKRHERFDDTSKINDIGVVRLREHLVFSLTIQPASLALLTPMTGAKANVTGWGKTKFMGMNSERLQRIETFIVRRATCASNKYEYGNKIKPSMICAYAKDKDACQGDSGGPMIIHGVLVGIVSWGQGCAKPRYPGVYANVAALRIWIYKADSETKFKQKKSS, from the coding sequence ATGGTAGCATTATATTTTGCCTTATTAACGATTAGTCTATGCCAAGCTGACGAGCCTCATCGCATCGTAGGCGGGGTTGATACAGCGATTAAATTGCATCCATGGCAAGTTTCGCTGCAGCGATTTGGAGTACACTTTTGTGCCGGATGCATCTACTCTACAAGCTTGATAATAACTGCAGCTCACTGCCTAATACCCAAATATGTAAGCCCAAACATTATGCGCATTCGCGCTGGTTCTTCGTATCGCTCTGAAGGCGGTGTACTCCTCCATATGCTTACTTTCAAGAGACATGAGAGGTTTGATGACACAAGCAAGATCAACGATATTGGCGTAGTGCGCCTAAGAGAACATTTGGTGTTCAGCCTTACAATACAACCGGCTTCGCTGGCGCTTTTGACGCCGATGACTGGTGCCAAAGCTAACGTAACCGGCTGGGGAAAAACCAAATTCATGGGAATGAATTCCGAACGACTACAGCGGATTGAGACGTTTATTGTTCGCCGAGCGACGTGTGCCAGCAATAAATACGAATatggcaataaaattaaacctTCGATGATTTGTGCGTATGCAAAAGATAAAGATGCTTGCCAAGGTGACTCTGGCGGACCTATGATTATCCATGGCGTACTAGTTGGCATTGTATCCTGGGGACAGGGTTGTGCTAAGCCAAGATATCCTGGCGTTTATGCTAACGTCGCCGCACTGAGAATTTGGATATACAAAGCAGACAGcgaaacaaaatttaaacaaaaaaaatcgtCCTAA
- the LOC108594612 gene encoding trypsin alpha — MILSLLLLFLSAQYGIECAKFIKQNRIVGGAAANIEDFPWQVAIYTSNKYYCGGSIYSATVIITAAHCIETMYLDTLTVRAGSSYVDYGGVTRRVANGIYHRGFGEHNKYDIALLRLESRLPLGKGIQTIRLTKYTPAAGTRVTVSGWGLTHNKGSAAKRLLSVTMSIIDRSVCASSRYGYGSNIQDTMMCAVEPNKDACRGDSGGPLVANNELVGVVSWGFDCAHPRYPGVFADVAKLRDWIKMTSKVV, encoded by the coding sequence ATGATTCTGAGTCtacttcttctttttttaagCGCACAGTATGGAATCGAGTGCGCAAAATTCATAAAACAAAATCGTATTGTGGGCGGAGCAGCGGCAAATATCGAAGATTTTCCATGGCAAGTTGCCATTTACACTTCCAACAAATATTATTGCGGAGGAAGCATATACAGTGCCACAGTTATTATAACTGCAGCCCATTGCATAGAGACTATGTATTTGGATACGCTTACTGTGCGAGCAGGATCTTCCTATGTCGACTATGGTGGCGTCACCAGGAGAGTGGCTAATGGCATATATCATAGAGGATTCGGCGAACATAATAAATACGACATTGCACTGTTGCGCCTGGAGTCCAGGTTGCCCCTTGGCAAAGGCATACAGACGATACGCTTGACCAAATACACACCCGCGGCAGGTACCCGAGTTACTGTTTCCGGTTGGGGCTTAACACATAACAAAGGATCGGCCGCGAAAAGACTATTGTCGGTGACGATGAGCATAATAGATCGGAGTGTTTGTGCCAGCAGCAGGTATGGCTATGGCTCAAATATACAAGATACAATGATGTGTGCAGTGGAGCCCAATAAAGATGCATGTCGTGGTGATTCTGGTGGACCACTGGTGGCCAACAATGAGCTTGTCGGTGTCGTATCCTGGGGCTTTGACTGCGCTCATCCTAGATATCCCGGTGTATTTGCTGATGTGGCGAAGCTTAGGGATTGGATCAAGATGACAAGTAAAGTTGTTTAA
- the LOC108594611 gene encoding trypsin alpha-3 → MYSTIIVVLLALSTATSGASLGPDGRIVGGAATTIEQHPWQVSLMRHGRHFCGGSLIKFNIVVTAAHCLVATGATPAQLQVRAGSNQRLSGGTIHDVAALKVHELYSSSTKMYDIAILRLKTAFKANKQGTIQTIPMASNTPQHGTAVNCTGWGYTSFNGRASNTLQYIQTNVVGRTECGSSKYGYGSKIKSTMICAIASNKDACQGDSGGPLVAKGTLVGIVSWGKECALPNYPGVFANVAELSTWALNASNKI, encoded by the coding sequence ATGTACTCAACAATAATTGTAGTATTGCTGGCCCTATCGACAGCCACAAGTGGCGCCAGCTTGGGCCCCGATGGGCGCATTGTAGGcggtgcagcaacaacaatcgagCAGCATCCTTGGCAGGTTTCGCTAATGCGCCATGGCAGACACTTTTGCGGCGGCAGTCTGATCAAGTTCAACATTGTAGTTACGGCAGCCCATTGCCTGGTGGCCACAGGCGCTACCCCAGCCCAACTGCAAGTGCGCGCTGGCTCCAACCAGCGCCTAAGTGGTGGCACCATTCACGATGTGGCAGCACTTAAGGTGCACGAactttacagcagcagcaccaagaTGTACGACATTGCCATTCTGCGTTTGAAGACCGCATTTAAGGCGAATAAACAGGGCACCATTCAGACGATACCCATGGCCAGCAATACACCACAACATGGCACAGCAGTGAACTGCACGGGCTGGGGCTATACAAGCTTCAATGGCAGGGCCTCCAACACTCTGCaatacatacagacaaatgTTGTGGGACGCACTGAGTGCGGCAGTTCTAAATACGGTTATGGCTCCAAGATTAAATCGACCATGATTTGTGCCATTGCGAGCAACAAGGATGCGTGCCAAGGTGATTCTGGTGGACCGCTTGTGGCAAAAGGCACGCTTGTTGGCATCGTATCCTGGGGCAAGGAATGCGCATTGCCAAATTATCCTGGCGTCTTTGCCAATGTGGCTGAGCTTAGTACTTGGGCGCtaaatgccagcaacaaaatataa